In Pyxidicoccus trucidator, a single genomic region encodes these proteins:
- the epsH gene encoding exopolysaccharide biosynthesis glycosyltransferase EpsH produces MPASRPRVLLIAELCNPDWVSVPLEGWSLYHALTEVADVHLVTHVRNRENILKQGVQEGSQFTALDSTPVEKPLDKVGQLMRGSAGVGWTTATALSALPYYYFEEVLWRRFGARIQAREFDLVHRYTPISPTTPSTLAARCKSAGVPFMMGPMNGGLPWPKGFGGARRREKEWLSYIRDVYKLMPFYTSTRENASAILTGSRATRGQVAEKWQPKTVYIPENAIDPKRFGTAKSEGPVELPLRVAFVGRFVPYKGMAMLMEAAAPLIREGKVVLEYIGDGQEMPNLKAQAAREGIESGVTFAGWVKHQELQGRLAKNHVFGFPSVREFGGAVVCEAMALGLVPIVMDYGGPGEIVSPATGFAIQMGTPEEIVVRVREVLAKLAADPSVIRPMGERARERVFKYFTWKAKAEQVLEVYRWLQGERGQPDWGMPLAD; encoded by the coding sequence ATGCCTGCTTCCCGCCCTCGTGTCCTCCTGATTGCCGAGCTGTGCAACCCCGACTGGGTGAGCGTCCCGCTGGAAGGCTGGTCGCTCTACCATGCGCTGACCGAGGTGGCGGACGTGCACCTGGTCACCCATGTGCGCAACCGGGAGAACATCCTCAAGCAGGGGGTGCAGGAGGGCTCGCAATTCACCGCGCTGGACTCCACACCGGTGGAGAAGCCGCTCGACAAGGTGGGGCAGCTGATGCGCGGCAGCGCGGGGGTGGGCTGGACGACGGCCACCGCGCTGAGCGCGCTGCCGTACTACTACTTCGAGGAGGTGCTCTGGCGGCGCTTCGGGGCTCGCATCCAGGCGCGCGAGTTCGACCTGGTGCACCGCTACACGCCCATCAGCCCCACCACGCCGAGCACGCTGGCGGCGCGCTGCAAGTCCGCGGGGGTGCCCTTCATGATGGGCCCGATGAATGGCGGCCTGCCGTGGCCCAAGGGCTTCGGGGGCGCGCGGCGGCGGGAGAAGGAGTGGCTCAGCTACATCCGCGATGTGTACAAGCTGATGCCCTTCTACACGTCCACGCGGGAGAACGCGTCGGCCATCCTGACGGGCTCGCGAGCGACGCGGGGGCAGGTGGCGGAGAAGTGGCAGCCGAAGACGGTGTACATCCCTGAGAACGCCATCGACCCGAAGCGCTTCGGCACGGCGAAGTCGGAGGGGCCGGTGGAGCTGCCGCTGCGGGTGGCCTTCGTGGGGCGCTTCGTGCCGTACAAGGGCATGGCCATGCTGATGGAGGCGGCGGCGCCGCTCATCCGCGAGGGCAAGGTGGTGCTGGAGTACATCGGCGACGGCCAGGAGATGCCCAACCTCAAGGCGCAGGCGGCGCGCGAGGGGATTGAGTCCGGGGTGACGTTCGCCGGGTGGGTGAAGCACCAGGAGCTGCAGGGGCGGCTGGCGAAGAACCACGTCTTCGGCTTCCCGAGCGTGCGCGAGTTCGGCGGCGCGGTGGTGTGCGAGGCGATGGCGCTGGGGCTGGTGCCCATCGTCATGGACTACGGCGGCCCGGGAGAAATCGTGAGTCCGGCGACGGGCTTCGCGATTCAGATGGGTACGCCGGAGGAAATCGTGGTGCGGGTGCGCGAGGTGCTGGCGAAGCTGGCGGCGGACCCGTCGGTCATCCGGCCCATGGGCGAGCGTGCCCGGGAGCGCGTCTTCAAGTACTTCACGTGGAAGGCGAAGGCGGAGCAGGTGCTGGAGGTCTACCGCTGGCTGCAAGGCGAGCGCGGCCAGCCGGACTGGGGCATGCCGCTGGCGGACTGA
- a CDS encoding patatin-like phospholipase family protein: protein MGETRSGVAIPEAVGRSRLNDRPGQACDLIMKGGVTSGVVYPPAILELALKYRFHSIGGASAGAIAAAAAAAAEYGRQTVETPGKTAHGFIRLAEMNDELTTPGFVRELFQPSEACRPLHKTVLAWQDGNAKERKRAREKEQRERDEAAKQGAPPPTPTVPPKQPNFAARLLQRLRFVARINGICLKSVPGSYLVGGLLGLLLAAVLVSGSAAYGLAWWMAGTGGFKVLGALIVLLALGICGVSTMLGGLLASGAMLMRVIGRLNQKDTQKFGICPGSSGASASLEAGTGLALTDWLHVRLNELAGRGPLDVPISVREMKDRNIHFKLVTSNLTLGQPYTLPITRGSRSFFFKRSEMARLFPTPVVDALVRWGTANRPTDSLRIRDEDAGEFLRFPMGEDIPLVVATRLSLSFPVLLSAVRLYSVKGEKYRKGAGGVPQVVDLAKDLEEHWLSDGGITSNFPIHVFDAWVPQHPTFGITLYDSPLSRVLEQREGHHREEDPRDSVLLPHPRDFDKARPQRTAIHDTLGFLRAVFETAQSYRDNAQAGMPGYRERILQLFLDANEGGLNLDMEPEVLERIQLKGCYAARELLTRYGDTDSVHFSEHRWVRMHVLMSELERQLFEVRGLFKDATWKEDLLARFEALFQAQLRAQEPGGEPWYRSKGPAWCAEAQGRLESLLELVEAWDTAQQAWRARHPTPGKEGPGFFFAAHPPRPEGVLKVIPNP, encoded by the coding sequence ATGGGCGAGACCCGAAGTGGCGTGGCCATTCCCGAGGCAGTGGGGCGGAGCCGTCTCAACGACAGGCCGGGCCAGGCGTGCGACCTCATCATGAAGGGAGGCGTGACGAGCGGAGTCGTCTATCCGCCGGCCATCCTGGAGCTGGCGTTGAAGTACCGCTTCCACTCGATTGGAGGCGCCTCCGCCGGAGCCATCGCCGCCGCCGCGGCCGCCGCGGCGGAGTACGGCCGGCAGACTGTCGAGACTCCGGGGAAGACGGCCCACGGCTTCATCCGGCTCGCGGAGATGAACGACGAGCTGACGACTCCAGGCTTCGTGCGGGAGCTCTTCCAGCCGTCCGAAGCGTGCCGTCCCCTCCACAAGACTGTCCTCGCCTGGCAGGACGGCAATGCGAAGGAGCGCAAGCGGGCCCGCGAGAAGGAGCAGCGCGAGCGCGACGAAGCCGCGAAGCAAGGCGCACCACCGCCCACCCCCACGGTGCCTCCCAAGCAGCCGAATTTCGCCGCCCGCCTCCTTCAGCGTCTCCGGTTCGTGGCCCGCATCAACGGCATCTGCCTGAAGTCGGTCCCCGGCTCCTACCTCGTCGGGGGCCTGCTGGGCCTTCTCCTCGCCGCGGTGCTCGTCAGCGGGAGCGCCGCCTATGGGCTGGCCTGGTGGATGGCGGGCACGGGGGGCTTCAAGGTGCTGGGAGCCCTCATCGTGTTGCTGGCCCTGGGCATCTGCGGTGTCAGCACCATGCTGGGCGGCCTCCTCGCGAGCGGCGCCATGTTGATGCGAGTCATCGGCAGACTGAACCAGAAGGACACGCAGAAGTTCGGCATCTGTCCCGGCAGCTCCGGCGCCAGTGCCTCCCTGGAGGCGGGCACGGGGCTGGCGCTGACGGACTGGCTGCACGTGCGCCTCAACGAGCTGGCGGGCCGTGGGCCCCTGGACGTGCCCATCTCCGTGCGGGAAATGAAGGACCGCAACATCCACTTCAAGCTGGTGACGAGCAACCTCACGCTGGGCCAGCCGTACACGCTGCCCATCACCCGGGGCAGCCGCTCCTTCTTCTTCAAGCGAAGCGAGATGGCGCGGCTGTTCCCCACGCCCGTCGTGGACGCACTGGTGCGGTGGGGCACGGCGAACCGGCCCACGGACTCCCTGCGCATCCGCGACGAGGACGCGGGCGAGTTCCTGCGCTTCCCCATGGGCGAGGACATCCCGCTGGTGGTGGCCACGCGGCTGAGCCTCAGCTTCCCGGTATTGCTGAGCGCGGTGCGGCTGTACTCGGTGAAGGGCGAGAAGTACCGGAAGGGGGCGGGCGGGGTGCCGCAGGTGGTCGACCTGGCGAAGGACCTGGAGGAGCACTGGCTGAGCGACGGCGGCATCACCAGCAACTTCCCCATCCACGTCTTCGACGCCTGGGTGCCGCAGCATCCGACGTTCGGCATCACCCTCTATGACTCGCCACTGTCCCGGGTGCTGGAGCAGCGCGAGGGCCACCACCGCGAGGAGGACCCGAGGGACTCGGTGCTCCTGCCGCACCCCCGGGACTTCGACAAGGCGCGGCCCCAGCGCACGGCCATCCACGACACGCTCGGCTTCCTGCGCGCCGTCTTCGAGACGGCGCAGAGCTACCGCGACAACGCGCAGGCGGGCATGCCCGGCTACCGCGAGCGCATCCTCCAGCTCTTCCTCGACGCGAACGAGGGCGGCCTCAACCTGGACATGGAGCCGGAGGTCCTCGAGCGCATCCAGCTCAAGGGCTGCTACGCGGCGCGGGAGCTGCTCACGCGCTACGGGGACACGGACAGCGTCCACTTCTCCGAGCACCGCTGGGTCCGGATGCACGTGTTGATGTCGGAGCTGGAGCGCCAGCTCTTCGAGGTCCGGGGGCTGTTCAAGGATGCCACCTGGAAGGAGGACCTGCTGGCGCGCTTCGAGGCGCTCTTCCAGGCCCAGCTGCGAGCGCAGGAGCCCGGAGGCGAGCCCTGGTACCGGAGCAAGGGCCCGGCCTGGTGTGCCGAGGCGCAGGGGCGGCTGGAGTCCCTGCTGGAGCTCGTGGAAGCCTGGGACACGGCCCAGCAGGCGTGGCGCGCCCGGCACCCGACTCCGGGGAAGGAGGGCCCGGGCTTCTTCTTCGCCGCGCACCCGCCCCGGCCCGAGGGCGTCCTGAAGGTCATCCCCAACCCGTGA
- the epsE gene encoding exopolysaccharide biosynthesis GT4 family glycosyltransferase EpsE, which translates to MQKIGYLIPEFPGQTHIFFWRELQALPGKGVSPELVSTRPPPARIISHSWAREAMSRTEYLAPPGARGAFGLARAAAEIARAMPTGWARCLASIARAEGLDAKGRAQLLAFAVMGGRLSALARERGWSHVHVHSCANAAHVALFANLLSGLPYSLTLHGPLYDYGPNQKEKWRHAKFAFVITKKLLGEVNQELAGALPRHIELAPMGVELHKFNRSVPYTAWTGEGPLRIFSCGRLNPCKGHADLIDAVGLLRAKGIDARLSIAGEDEAGGTTYRKVLEAKLAETKLGDAVTLLGAVSEDKVRGEIESAHIFSLASLQEPLGVAIMEAMAMRVPVVVTGAGGVPELVDDGVDGILVPPEQPQVLADKLEVVARDAKEAHRLGEAGRRKVETTFSSERSADMLALMLQRAAAGT; encoded by the coding sequence GTGCAGAAGATTGGCTACCTGATTCCCGAGTTCCCCGGCCAGACGCACATCTTCTTCTGGCGCGAGCTGCAGGCGCTGCCGGGGAAGGGTGTGTCGCCGGAGCTGGTGTCCACCCGGCCGCCGCCCGCGCGCATCATCTCCCACTCGTGGGCGCGCGAGGCCATGTCGCGCACCGAGTACCTCGCGCCCCCGGGCGCCCGCGGAGCCTTCGGCCTTGCCCGGGCCGCGGCCGAGATTGCCCGCGCCATGCCCACGGGCTGGGCTCGCTGCCTCGCCTCCATCGCCCGCGCGGAAGGGCTCGACGCCAAGGGGCGTGCGCAGCTCCTCGCCTTCGCCGTCATGGGTGGACGTCTCTCCGCGCTGGCGCGTGAGCGGGGCTGGTCGCACGTGCACGTGCACTCGTGCGCCAACGCGGCGCATGTCGCGCTCTTCGCCAACCTCCTGTCGGGGCTGCCCTACAGCCTGACGCTGCACGGGCCGCTGTACGACTACGGCCCCAACCAGAAGGAGAAGTGGCGCCACGCGAAGTTCGCCTTCGTGATTACGAAGAAGCTCCTCGGCGAGGTGAACCAGGAGCTGGCCGGCGCGCTGCCGCGGCACATCGAGCTGGCGCCCATGGGCGTGGAACTCCACAAGTTCAACCGCTCCGTGCCGTACACGGCGTGGACGGGCGAGGGCCCGCTGCGCATCTTCTCGTGCGGCCGTCTCAACCCCTGCAAGGGGCACGCGGACCTCATCGACGCGGTGGGCCTCCTCCGCGCGAAGGGCATCGACGCGCGGCTGTCGATTGCGGGCGAGGACGAGGCCGGCGGCACCACGTACCGCAAGGTGCTGGAGGCGAAGCTGGCGGAGACGAAGCTCGGCGACGCGGTGACGCTGCTGGGCGCGGTGAGCGAGGACAAGGTGCGCGGTGAAATCGAGAGCGCGCACATCTTCTCGCTGGCGAGCCTCCAGGAGCCGCTGGGCGTGGCCATCATGGAGGCCATGGCCATGCGCGTGCCCGTGGTGGTGACGGGCGCGGGCGGCGTGCCGGAGCTGGTGGACGACGGAGTGGACGGCATCCTCGTGCCGCCGGAGCAGCCGCAGGTGCTCGCGGACAAGCTGGAGGTCGTGGCGCGCGACGCGAAGGAGGCGCACCGGCTGGGCGAGGCGGGCCGCCGCAAGGTCGAGACGACCTTCAGCAGCGAGCGCAGCGCGGACATGCTCGCGCTGATGCTCCAGCGCGCGGCTGCGGGCACCTGA
- the wzy gene encoding exopolysaccharide repeat unit polymerase, with protein sequence MYDAPYQAYRPPYLRFIALLGFMVLATVGGAIIHPVVALVPLLAFTVVWVVLKVPVRYPVLVVLYLVLAVDYVAERPQSGLWESPLFPLGELLFGQLSQITKIGALRFPLIDVLIMGLLGLAMYRRVVKSPIDPPTAPMPRPLIAVTALSLVAILFMEVRGIARGGDFKNSLWQWHQAAMLPFIVAMFHYALRGPQDWPIVVKVIVAAGITKALVGSYFALVIIPALGVFVEYTTSHSDSMTFIFCMLVVLVRFIEQPKSAHLIRGLAVIVIILMGMVFNDRRLAYVSLVGCLLAAFLINPWTPLKRLVVRFTPFMAPVIALYIAVGWNRPTGIFGPVDTIKSLIEGQGGEEAMDYRDIENLDMIATWAQFPILGTGYGHEFLEPIPLPDIAFVFPTYRFHPHNSLLGLLAFGGMLGYTGVWLYLVITVFFAVRAYHRSPVSEYRAASLIIVGVMAAYVNQVFGDMGIISYICTFLVAVCVAMAGKLATQTGAWPVPNSTLLGLSPSAPVPPPGAISYPNEDATKTAARRS encoded by the coding sequence ATGTACGACGCCCCCTATCAGGCCTACCGGCCGCCCTACCTGCGCTTCATCGCGCTGCTCGGCTTCATGGTGCTCGCCACCGTGGGAGGGGCCATCATCCACCCGGTGGTGGCGCTGGTCCCCCTGCTGGCCTTCACCGTGGTGTGGGTCGTCCTGAAGGTCCCCGTCCGCTACCCCGTCCTGGTGGTGCTCTACCTGGTGCTGGCCGTGGACTACGTGGCCGAGCGCCCCCAGTCCGGCCTGTGGGAGTCCCCCCTGTTCCCCCTGGGGGAATTGCTGTTCGGCCAGCTCAGCCAAATCACCAAGATTGGGGCGCTGCGCTTCCCCCTCATCGACGTGCTCATCATGGGGCTGCTGGGCCTGGCCATGTACCGGCGGGTGGTGAAGTCCCCCATCGACCCGCCGACGGCGCCCATGCCCCGGCCACTCATCGCCGTGACGGCGCTGTCACTCGTCGCCATCCTCTTCATGGAGGTGCGCGGCATCGCCCGGGGCGGGGACTTCAAGAACTCGCTGTGGCAGTGGCACCAGGCCGCGATGCTCCCGTTCATCGTGGCCATGTTCCACTACGCCCTGCGCGGGCCCCAGGACTGGCCGATTGTGGTGAAGGTCATCGTCGCCGCGGGCATCACCAAGGCCCTGGTGGGCAGCTACTTCGCCCTGGTCATCATCCCCGCCCTGGGCGTCTTCGTGGAGTACACGACGTCCCACTCGGACTCGATGACGTTCATCTTCTGCATGCTGGTGGTGCTGGTCCGCTTCATCGAGCAGCCGAAGTCAGCCCACCTGATACGGGGGCTCGCCGTCATCGTCATCATCCTCATGGGGATGGTGTTCAATGACCGGCGCCTGGCCTACGTCAGCCTCGTGGGCTGCCTGCTCGCCGCCTTCCTCATCAACCCGTGGACGCCGCTCAAGCGCCTCGTCGTGCGCTTCACGCCCTTCATGGCCCCGGTCATCGCCCTCTACATCGCGGTGGGGTGGAACCGGCCCACGGGCATCTTCGGGCCGGTGGACACCATCAAGTCACTGATTGAGGGCCAGGGCGGCGAGGAGGCCATGGACTACCGGGACATCGAGAACCTGGACATGATTGCCACCTGGGCCCAGTTCCCCATCCTGGGCACCGGGTACGGGCACGAGTTCCTGGAGCCGATTCCCCTGCCGGACATCGCCTTCGTGTTCCCCACGTACCGGTTCCACCCGCACAACTCGCTGCTGGGGTTGCTCGCGTTCGGCGGAATGCTCGGGTACACGGGCGTGTGGCTGTACCTGGTCATCACCGTGTTCTTCGCGGTGCGCGCCTACCACCGCTCCCCCGTCTCCGAGTACCGCGCCGCCTCGCTCATCATCGTCGGCGTCATGGCGGCGTACGTGAATCAGGTGTTCGGAGACATGGGCATCATCTCGTACATCTGCACGTTCCTCGTGGCGGTGTGCGTGGCCATGGCCGGCAAGCTGGCCACGCAGACGGGCGCGTGGCCCGTGCCCAACAGCACCCTGCTGGGCCTGTCACCGTCCGCGCCCGTCCCGCCTCCCGGCGCCATCTCGTATCCCAACGAGGACGCGACGAAGACGGCGGCACGGCGCTCCTGA
- the epsF gene encoding response regulator EpsF: MEAPQQLRPDASAEAALSPTSILMVDDHGANLLALEAILEPLGQRLVKAASGPEALRWLLRQDFALILLDVQMPGMDGFETARLIRQRQRTRYTPIIFLTAHSREETHLVHGYAMGAADYVVKPFHPDVLRWKVEAFVALYRQQQRLQAQEAALWERERHILERQSEQRFRRLVDSMPQLVWALLVDGTVSYANRGWLEYAGLTPEQARRSEENRRLIHPEDVARCGQAWARSLRTGEPLEQEYRLRRAKDGEFRWFLGRTLPERDEDGQIVGWIATATDIDDARKAVEVLRAASEAKDMFLTMAAHELRTPLQAARSYAHLARVRSGPEMDEGVDKALRGLHRSVTRMASLVENLLDVGRLQRGELRLEQGDVDLGTLLHDVVEHFQPLAQEHHIAVDAPEGLVLRADRERLEQVFTNLVANGLRYSPGGGALRLTARQEPGQVHVEVTDRGVGIPQGQLEHIFERFNRAHGISYGGLGLGLAISRGIVERHGGRIWAESPGRDGVGSSFHVVLPKQRG, translated from the coding sequence TTGGAAGCGCCCCAACAGCTCAGGCCGGATGCCTCCGCCGAAGCGGCGCTGTCCCCCACCAGCATCCTGATGGTGGACGACCACGGCGCGAACCTGCTCGCCCTGGAGGCCATCCTGGAGCCGCTCGGCCAGCGGCTCGTGAAGGCGGCCTCGGGTCCGGAGGCGCTGCGCTGGCTGCTGCGCCAGGACTTCGCCCTCATCCTCCTGGACGTGCAGATGCCCGGCATGGACGGCTTCGAGACGGCGCGTCTCATCCGCCAGCGGCAGCGCACGCGCTACACGCCCATCATCTTCCTCACCGCCCACAGCCGCGAGGAGACGCACCTGGTGCACGGCTACGCCATGGGCGCGGCGGACTACGTGGTGAAGCCCTTCCACCCGGACGTGCTGCGCTGGAAGGTGGAGGCCTTCGTCGCGCTGTACCGCCAGCAGCAGCGCCTGCAGGCGCAGGAAGCGGCGCTATGGGAGCGCGAGCGGCACATCCTGGAGCGCCAGAGCGAGCAGCGCTTCCGTCGGCTGGTGGACTCGATGCCCCAGCTCGTCTGGGCGCTGCTGGTGGACGGCACCGTCAGCTATGCCAACCGGGGCTGGCTGGAGTACGCGGGACTGACGCCCGAGCAGGCGCGGCGGAGCGAGGAGAACCGGCGCCTCATCCACCCGGAGGACGTGGCCCGCTGCGGGCAGGCGTGGGCCCGCTCGCTGCGCACCGGCGAGCCCCTGGAGCAGGAGTACCGGCTGCGCCGCGCGAAGGACGGCGAGTTCCGCTGGTTCCTGGGGCGGACGCTGCCCGAGCGCGATGAGGACGGCCAGATTGTCGGCTGGATTGCCACGGCGACGGACATCGACGACGCGCGCAAGGCGGTGGAGGTGCTGCGCGCGGCCAGCGAGGCCAAGGACATGTTCCTCACCATGGCGGCGCACGAGCTGCGCACGCCGCTGCAGGCGGCGCGGAGCTACGCGCACCTCGCGCGGGTGCGGTCGGGCCCGGAAATGGACGAGGGGGTGGACAAGGCGCTGCGGGGCCTCCACCGCAGTGTGACGCGCATGGCGAGCCTGGTGGAGAACCTGCTCGACGTGGGCCGGCTCCAGCGCGGCGAGCTGCGCCTGGAGCAGGGGGACGTGGACCTGGGCACGCTGCTGCACGACGTGGTGGAGCACTTCCAGCCGCTGGCGCAGGAGCACCACATCGCCGTGGACGCGCCGGAGGGGCTGGTGCTCCGCGCGGACCGGGAGCGGCTGGAGCAGGTGTTCACCAACCTCGTGGCCAATGGGCTGCGCTACTCACCGGGGGGCGGGGCCCTGCGGCTGACGGCGCGCCAGGAGCCGGGGCAGGTGCACGTGGAGGTGACGGACCGGGGCGTGGGGATTCCGCAGGGGCAGTTGGAGCACATCTTCGAGCGCTTCAACCGCGCGCACGGAATCTCCTACGGCGGGCTGGGGCTGGGGCTGGCGATTTCGCGAGGCATCGTCGAGCGCCACGGTGGCCGCATCTGGGCGGAGTCCCCCGGCCGCGACGGCGTGGGCAGCAGCTTCCACGTGGTGCTCCCGAAGCAGCGCGGCTGA